The proteins below are encoded in one region of Bacteroidales bacterium:
- a CDS encoding S-adenosylmethionine:tRNA ribosyltransferase-isomerase — protein sequence MVNPKHVSVKAFDYNLPEEYIAKYPLPNRDESKLLVYNSGRITSDRFLNISHYLSPGYLLVFNNARVVHARLFFKKATGAHIEIFCLEPADPPDYPSAFTKNLTVRWKCMVGNLKKWKSGELSQMIEVNNKHITLKANKIGQEGNEVIVQFSWEDRSVNFGEILDHAGKVPIPPYLKRESEEIDKNRYQTVYSKIKGSVAAPTAGLHFSDRVMAEMDKKGIQRTELTLHVGAGTFRPVKAETADQHTMHFEHFSISRETLDQLIKHYGKIIAVGTTSVRTLESLYWIGIKMHEHLMNDDTIGLNQWEHLDLPGKMDVPDALNIIKKYLDDTGQEHLNASTQIMITPGYHFRLIRGLITNFHLPKSSLLMLIAAFVGNDWKKIYEYALENGFRFLSYGDSSLLLPFGI from the coding sequence ATGGTGAATCCAAAACATGTATCGGTAAAAGCATTTGATTATAATTTGCCTGAGGAATACATTGCCAAATATCCTTTACCCAATCGGGATGAATCCAAATTGCTGGTATACAACTCAGGTAGAATCACCAGTGACCGATTCCTCAATATCTCTCATTATCTTTCACCCGGTTATCTTCTTGTTTTCAATAACGCCAGAGTGGTACATGCACGCCTGTTCTTTAAGAAAGCCACCGGTGCTCATATTGAGATTTTCTGCCTTGAACCCGCGGACCCCCCGGATTATCCCTCGGCTTTTACGAAAAACCTTACCGTACGCTGGAAATGCATGGTTGGCAACCTGAAAAAATGGAAATCAGGGGAACTTAGTCAAATGATTGAAGTCAACAACAAGCATATTACATTGAAAGCCAATAAGATTGGACAAGAGGGAAATGAGGTGATTGTCCAATTTTCCTGGGAGGACCGGTCGGTTAATTTTGGTGAGATCCTTGATCATGCCGGAAAAGTCCCTATACCGCCTTATTTAAAAAGAGAAAGCGAAGAAATAGATAAAAACAGGTATCAAACGGTATATTCCAAAATAAAAGGTTCAGTTGCTGCTCCTACCGCGGGCTTGCATTTTAGCGACCGGGTGATGGCAGAAATGGACAAAAAAGGAATACAGCGAACTGAGCTCACCCTTCATGTAGGGGCGGGAACTTTCCGGCCGGTGAAAGCAGAAACTGCCGATCAGCATACCATGCATTTTGAACACTTTTCTATATCCAGAGAAACCCTGGATCAACTGATAAAACATTACGGCAAAATCATTGCCGTGGGAACCACTTCGGTAAGGACACTGGAAAGTCTGTATTGGATAGGTATTAAAATGCATGAACATCTCATGAATGATGACACCATCGGCTTAAACCAGTGGGAGCATCTTGATTTACCCGGCAAAATGGATGTTCCTGATGCTCTGAATATCATAAAAAAGTACCTGGATGATACCGGACAAGAGCATCTGAATGCAAGCACACAAATCATGATTACCCCCGGATACCATTTTCGGCTTATACGGGGGCTGATTACCAATTTCCACCTTCCGAAAAGCTCATTGCTAATGCTGATTGCCGCATTCGTCGGTAACGACTGGAAAAAAATATATGAATATGCCCTTGAGAATGGATTCCGTTTCTTAAGTTACGGGGACAGCTCTCTGCTGCTGCCTTTTGGAATATGA
- a CDS encoding DUF2027 domain-containing protein yields MKLKVGDQVKFLNDTGGGKVTGIINKEMVNVLNEDGFEVPVLKEELLVVDNEENKSEDQYTREEYQEEEEEPDYDAFGEEVPESDMLDTSEDPGNQIYFSFLPLDQQNPVNDDLETYLINDSNYYLHYLILLKRANTYVYFASGELENNTKIFIKTIEKERLNEIKHFRFQFLFYKKGFFPPVAPLDLTINLQPQKFFKANTFQENEFFDENALLLQLKKEEEFTKKISELTEDQINEVIREKEKEGRENVSQRKREKKTDTDEVDLHIEELVDKPNELSNKEMLEIQMGKFQNALEGALKTPKTKKIVFIHGVGNGRLRYELRKYLDRHYLNLDYQDASFKEYGYGATLVFLQK; encoded by the coding sequence ATGAAATTAAAAGTTGGCGACCAGGTGAAATTTTTAAACGACACAGGTGGGGGAAAGGTCACAGGCATAATTAACAAGGAGATGGTTAACGTATTAAATGAAGATGGTTTTGAAGTACCCGTATTGAAAGAAGAGCTGCTCGTAGTTGACAACGAGGAAAATAAATCGGAAGATCAATATACCCGGGAAGAATATCAGGAAGAGGAAGAAGAACCGGATTATGATGCTTTCGGAGAAGAGGTTCCCGAGTCCGACATGCTGGATACTTCGGAAGACCCGGGCAATCAAATTTATTTTTCCTTTCTCCCGCTGGATCAGCAAAATCCGGTTAATGATGATTTAGAAACCTACCTGATTAACGACAGCAATTATTATCTGCATTATCTGATTTTACTCAAAAGGGCAAACACCTATGTCTACTTTGCTTCAGGTGAACTGGAGAACAATACGAAAATTTTTATTAAAACCATTGAAAAAGAACGGTTGAATGAAATTAAACATTTCCGGTTCCAGTTTCTTTTTTATAAAAAGGGATTCTTCCCTCCCGTAGCTCCGCTGGATTTGACCATTAATCTGCAACCTCAGAAATTTTTCAAGGCAAACACCTTTCAAGAGAATGAATTTTTCGATGAAAATGCGTTACTTCTTCAGCTCAAGAAAGAAGAAGAGTTCACTAAAAAAATCTCGGAACTTACAGAAGATCAGATCAATGAAGTAATTCGGGAAAAGGAAAAAGAAGGCCGGGAAAATGTAAGTCAAAGAAAAAGAGAAAAGAAAACCGACACGGACGAAGTGGATCTTCATATTGAAGAATTGGTGGATAAGCCCAACGAATTATCCAATAAAGAAATGTTGGAGATACAAATGGGTAAATTTCAGAACGCCCTCGAGGGTGCGCTCAAAACCCCCAAAACCAAAAAGATTGTTTTCATTCACGGAGTGGGAAACGGAAGGCTGCGGTATGAGTTAAGAAAATACCTGGATCGCCACTATCTCAATCTCGATTACCAGGATGCTTCCTTCAAAGAATATGGTTATGGGGCGACACTGGTTTTTCTGCAAAAATAA
- a CDS encoding FKBP-type peptidyl-prolyl cis-trans isomerase, which translates to MAIDNQKVVSVTYQLSVNDFEGEVVETVDKEKPLTFLYGVGNMLEKFEENIKGLQEGDSFNFKIPSEEAYGQASEDAIVELPIDTFKIEGEIDYDLLKEGNYIPMQDQEGNRLDGIVLEVGEEKVKMDFNHPLAGDDLFFKGEVLSVREASEDEINQGYVSEAEGI; encoded by the coding sequence ATGGCAATTGATAATCAAAAAGTAGTTTCTGTAACTTACCAGTTAAGTGTCAATGATTTTGAAGGAGAAGTTGTAGAAACTGTAGACAAAGAAAAGCCCCTTACATTCCTTTACGGGGTTGGTAACATGCTGGAAAAATTTGAGGAAAACATCAAAGGACTGCAGGAAGGCGATAGCTTTAATTTCAAGATTCCTTCAGAAGAAGCCTATGGTCAAGCTTCTGAGGATGCTATTGTTGAGCTTCCCATAGATACCTTTAAAATTGAAGGCGAAATAGACTATGATCTCCTGAAAGAAGGAAATTATATTCCCATGCAGGACCAGGAAGGCAACAGACTTGACGGTATTGTGCTGGAAGTTGGCGAAGAAAAGGTAAAAATGGATTTTAACCATCCTCTGGCAGGTGACGATCTGTTTTTTAAGGGAGAAGTCCTGTCCGTGAGAGAGGCCAGTGAGGATGAAATCAATCAGGGTTACGTAAGCGAAGCGGAAGGGATATAA
- a CDS encoding PorT family protein: MKRFYLVLLVILFTLPSAFGQLQFGVKGGIVSTSSNLNTQLTNLPAGEVDYDQLKVEAEDSKVGFQAGFFGRLSLAALYVQPELMFTSTSSRVKVTEIYESETEDNVELIKNQEFKKVDIPIMVGWKFGPARLQAGPVGSIMLDQKSAIEAAADAEEEFNGATWGYQVGVGLDLLNTLTLDAKYEGSLSKLGESVRIGDNSYSIDNRPNQFVITAGIFF; encoded by the coding sequence ATGAAAAGATTTTATCTCGTTCTATTGGTAATACTCTTTACCTTACCTTCTGCATTCGGACAATTGCAGTTTGGAGTTAAAGGTGGTATTGTCTCGACCTCCAGCAATCTGAATACACAGTTAACCAATCTGCCTGCAGGTGAGGTTGACTACGACCAGCTTAAGGTTGAGGCCGAAGATTCTAAAGTCGGCTTTCAAGCCGGATTTTTTGGAAGGTTATCCCTTGCTGCTCTTTATGTTCAACCTGAATTGATGTTTACCTCAACCAGCTCCAGGGTTAAAGTGACTGAAATTTATGAATCCGAGACGGAGGATAATGTTGAGTTGATTAAAAACCAGGAGTTTAAAAAGGTTGATATTCCCATTATGGTGGGCTGGAAATTCGGACCGGCACGGCTGCAGGCGGGACCGGTAGGGAGCATCATGCTTGATCAGAAGTCCGCTATTGAAGCAGCCGCAGATGCAGAAGAGGAATTTAACGGAGCAACCTGGGGTTACCAGGTAGGAGTCGGTCTTGATCTGCTCAATACCCTGACCCTGGATGCAAAATATGAAGGCAGTCTGAGCAAACTGGGCGAAAGTGTTAGAATAGGAGATAATTCTTATTCGATTGACAACCGGCCCAATCAGTTTGTGATTACCGCAGGTATATTTTTCTAA
- a CDS encoding beta-lactamase family protein: MNKKLIGLILVFFGGIFISQSERNTSFDTGLSGSENAISHQLNNEVSSHTYISENEEIIREFLEKWNIVGASVAITKNERLIYSKGFGYADREDKEPVQPKHLFRVASVSKLITATAIMKLKEEGKLSLNDSVFGQEGIFNESRFQNIRDSRVKNITIYHLLTHSAGWARYAGDPVFMPYTIRREMNVGLPIDLESTIKYTLSKRQLDFSPGTRSSYSNFGYAVLGKVIEKITGKNYEFYVRSEILNPLGIHDIHLGHARLSKRFSNEVRYYLNSNYKSALSSFNYRKRVPRYYGGINLQVLGAAGAWVASPTELLKFLAHIDGKPNKKDILSKTSLKQMTSTRPGYKPIGWLTTTYNGVWKRSGTLAGTSALVKRCNNGFSWVMLINTSNNLGHDFTYQIEEVMSEFIGDVDNWPEHDLFEYNRPRPLYTYMSNPG; the protein is encoded by the coding sequence ATGAACAAAAAGCTGATTGGTTTAATTCTGGTTTTTTTTGGTGGGATATTCATATCTCAGTCAGAGCGAAACACATCTTTTGATACAGGTTTGTCTGGAAGCGAAAATGCCATCTCTCATCAATTAAATAATGAGGTCTCTTCACATACTTATATTTCTGAAAATGAAGAAATAATCAGAGAATTTCTCGAAAAATGGAATATTGTGGGGGCCTCTGTGGCTATCACAAAAAATGAACGGTTGATTTATTCCAAGGGGTTCGGTTATGCCGACAGAGAAGATAAAGAACCGGTTCAGCCCAAACATTTATTCCGGGTGGCCAGTGTGTCCAAACTGATTACTGCTACTGCAATCATGAAATTAAAAGAGGAAGGCAAATTGTCCCTCAATGACTCTGTGTTTGGGCAGGAAGGTATCTTCAATGAATCCAGATTTCAAAATATCCGGGATTCCAGGGTTAAGAATATAACCATATACCACTTGCTCACCCATTCAGCCGGTTGGGCCAGATATGCCGGTGACCCTGTGTTTATGCCTTATACCATAAGAAGGGAAATGAATGTGGGGCTCCCTATTGATCTGGAATCTACCATTAAATATACGTTGAGTAAACGGCAACTTGATTTCTCCCCGGGAACCAGAAGCTCTTATTCCAATTTTGGATATGCTGTTCTGGGCAAAGTGATTGAGAAAATTACCGGTAAGAACTATGAATTTTATGTGAGGTCTGAAATTTTAAACCCGCTGGGTATTCATGATATACACCTGGGTCACGCCAGGCTTTCCAAACGTTTTTCCAATGAAGTGAGGTATTATTTAAATTCAAATTATAAATCCGCTCTCTCTTCTTTTAACTACAGAAAACGGGTGCCCAGGTATTATGGAGGCATCAATCTTCAGGTTTTGGGAGCAGCGGGAGCATGGGTAGCCTCTCCAACCGAATTGCTGAAGTTTTTGGCCCATATAGATGGCAAACCAAACAAAAAAGACATTCTTTCCAAAACATCCCTAAAACAGATGACAAGCACCAGACCTGGTTACAAACCAATAGGTTGGCTCACTACAACCTATAATGGCGTCTGGAAAAGATCCGGAACACTGGCCGGAACATCTGCCCTGGTGAAACGTTGCAATAATGGATTTTCCTGGGTTATGCTTATTAATACAAGCAACAATCTGGGGCACGATTTTACGTATCAAATTGAGGAGGTAATGTCTGAATTTATAGGCGATGTAGATAACTGGCCCGAACACGATCTCTTTGAATATAACAGACCCAGACCTTTATATACTTACATGAGCAATCCAGGATAA